A single Bosea sp. PAMC 26642 DNA region contains:
- a CDS encoding DMT family transporter, producing the protein MEPAPTSSTPSMGLREWVLLLTLSLLWGGSFFFGKIAVGEWPPLVVVLSRVGLAALVLYLVLRARGLSMAVGRTMWLAFFGMGLLNNLIPFSLIFWGQTQLQSGVSAILNATTPLFGVIVAHLFATDEKATPLKIAGVLAGIAGVAILMGPDALGGLQGALLPQLACLGAALSYGFAGLYGRRFRGLPPLVTAAGQLTATTIMTLPLVLILTPPSTLPVPSWNAGMALVALALLSTALAYVIFFEIMRRAGGSNAMLVTFLIPVSAILMGVGLLGEVLLPRHFAGMGAIFLGLALIDGRLFRRGEKNVQRA; encoded by the coding sequence ATGGAACCCGCTCCGACCTCTTCCACGCCGTCGATGGGCCTGCGCGAGTGGGTCCTGCTCCTGACTCTCTCGCTTTTGTGGGGCGGCTCGTTCTTCTTCGGCAAGATCGCCGTGGGGGAATGGCCGCCGCTCGTCGTCGTCCTCTCCCGCGTCGGCCTGGCTGCGCTGGTGCTCTATCTCGTTTTGCGTGCTCGGGGCCTGAGCATGGCGGTCGGCCGAACGATGTGGCTCGCCTTCTTCGGCATGGGACTGCTGAACAACCTGATTCCGTTCAGCCTGATTTTCTGGGGCCAGACCCAGCTCCAGAGCGGGGTCTCGGCGATCCTAAACGCGACCACGCCGCTGTTTGGCGTCATCGTCGCGCATCTGTTCGCAACCGATGAGAAGGCGACGCCGCTCAAGATCGCGGGCGTGCTGGCCGGGATCGCCGGTGTGGCGATCCTGATGGGGCCCGATGCGCTCGGCGGCCTGCAAGGTGCGCTGCTGCCGCAGCTCGCCTGCCTCGGGGCGGCCCTGTCCTATGGGTTCGCCGGTCTCTACGGCCGGCGCTTTCGCGGATTGCCGCCGCTGGTCACGGCGGCGGGCCAGCTCACGGCCACGACCATCATGACGCTGCCGCTCGTGCTGATCCTGACGCCGCCCTCGACATTGCCCGTGCCCTCATGGAACGCCGGTATGGCGCTCGTCGCGCTCGCCCTGCTCTCGACAGCGCTCGCCTATGTGATCTTTTTCGAGATCATGCGGCGCGCCGGCGGCAGCAACGCCATGCTCGTCACCTTCCTGATCCCTGTCAGTGCCATCCTGATGGGCGTCGGCCTGCTCGGAGAAGTGCTGCTGCCGCGCCATTTCGCCGGAATGGGCGCGATTTTCCTCGGCCTGGCCCTGATCGATGGCCGCCTTTTCAGGCGCGGTGAAAAAAACGTCCAGCGCGCGTGA
- a CDS encoding glutathione S-transferase family protein — protein sequence MSLTIYGCYRSRASRNIWFAHELGLRFTHVPVIQVYRLPEPDAPDAPLHTQNPDFLKINPNGQIPAIDDDGFVLSESLAINLYLARKHGGPLAPKDAQEEGLAVMWSLWAATACEGHALNLQYHLAAYPPEKRKPELVEAALAALPGPFAVLDKAIAANGGFVMGGRFTVADINVAEIIRYAKPGTQLFEAAPHVKAWLDACHARPAFKAMWQARDAEPA from the coding sequence ATGTCCCTGACCATCTATGGCTGCTACCGCTCGCGCGCCTCGCGCAATATCTGGTTCGCCCACGAACTTGGCCTGCGCTTCACCCATGTCCCGGTGATCCAGGTCTATCGCCTGCCGGAGCCGGATGCTCCCGATGCGCCGCTGCACACCCAGAACCCGGACTTCCTGAAGATCAATCCCAACGGGCAGATCCCGGCGATCGACGATGACGGCTTCGTCCTGTCGGAATCGCTGGCGATCAATCTCTATCTCGCGCGCAAGCATGGCGGGCCGCTGGCCCCCAAGGATGCGCAGGAGGAGGGTTTGGCGGTGATGTGGTCGCTCTGGGCGGCGACGGCCTGCGAAGGCCATGCGCTGAACCTGCAATATCATCTGGCGGCGTATCCGCCCGAGAAGCGCAAGCCCGAACTGGTCGAGGCCGCGCTGGCCGCCCTTCCCGGTCCCTTCGCCGTTCTGGACAAGGCCATCGCAGCCAATGGCGGCTTCGTCATGGGCGGGCGCTTCACCGTCGCGGACATCAACGTCGCCGAGATCATCCGCTATGCCAAGCCGGGAACGCAGCTGTTCGAGGCGGCACCGCATGTGAAGGCCTGGCTCGATGCCTGCCATGCCCGCCCCGCCTTCAAGGCGATGTGGCAGGCGCGGGATGCCGAGCCGGCCTGA